Within the Candidatus Eremiobacteraceae bacterium genome, the region TGAGCCAGATCGCCGGTATCGTTCCGGGGGGATCGCGTTCCGGTTTTTCCATATGCGCGGGCATGTTCGCCGGCTTGACGCGCGAAGAGGCATCGCGGTTCTCCTTCCTCATGGCCGGACCGGCGATCCTCGGCGCGGCGATTTTCGAACTGCCGCGCGTTCTCGGCCACGGAAAAGTCGAGCCTGGCGCCACGATGTCGGGTATCGCAAGCCTCAGCGCAGCGCCGGAATCGCACCTCGTCATCGCGATCGGCACGATCGTCGCGTTTGTGAGCGGCCTGCTCGCCATCCGATTCTTCATGCGCTTTGTCAGCGATCACCGTCTGACGCCGTTCGCCGTCTATTGCTGGGCGTTCGGCCTTTTCATGCTCGGCGTTATCGGGATCCGTCACGGAACGTAGCCAGGTCGTGCGACCACGCAAGTCGGCCCTGACGCACATAACCCGCGATGGCAGCGCCCGCATGGTCGACGTCGACGAAAAACCTATTACCAAACGCGTGGCCGTGGCACGTGCGCTCGTGCGGATGTCCGCCGCAGCGCGGCGCGCCTTGAAGGCCGGCTCATTGAAAAAGGGCGACGCTCTCGCCGTGGCACGCATCGCCGGTATCGGCGCAGCCAAGCGGACGTCCGAACTCATCCCGCTCTGCCACTCGCTGCCGCTGAGTTCCGTCGACGTTGAGATCGCTTTTGAAGGTCGCGATGCCGTGCGCATCGAGTGTCAAGCGCGCTGCACGGGCAAGACCGGCGTCGAGATGGAAGCGCTCACCGGTGCGGCCGTCGCCGCGCTCACGATCTACGACATGTGCAAGGCTGTGGACCGCGCCATCACGATCGAGCGGCTCGAACTTATCGAGAAAAGCGGCGGCCGCAGCGGCGTCTTCAAACGCTGATGCGCGTCGCGCTCCTCGTGCTTTCGGATAAAGCGGCATCGGGCGCGCGGGCCGATGCATGTCTGCCGGCCCTGCGCGACGGCTTACCGCAAGGCGCGACGATCTCGCGCGAAGCGATCATCGCAGACGATCGGCTGACGATCGCCGCGACCCTGCGCGAGTGGTGCGACACGGACGTCGCCGACGTCGTGCTCACGTCGGGTGGTACCGGGCTCGGCCCGCGCGATGTCACGCCGCAAGCCACCAACGACGTCGGCGACTACACCGTCCCCGGGATTCCCGAACGCTTGCGCGCGGCGAGCGTCGCGCAAATCCCGACGGCGATGCTCTCGCGCGCGACCGCCGTCGTCCGAAAGCGAACGCTCATCATCAACCTGCCGGGAAGTCCGCGCGCCGTGCGCGAAACGCTCGCCCTCATCGCAGGAGTACTGGCGCACGCGACCGAGCTTGTGCGCGGCGACTCGGGCGAACATGACATCGGATCGGCGTAGGGCCGGCCGGGTGTAGCGAAACGAGACGAGACTCGATGGATTTCAACGGTGCCATGCGGCTTCTCCAGAACGCGACGAACGAAAGTCTCTCGCGCCGTTATCCCGGCCGCTTAGACCGCATGCGCACGTTCTTGAAAGCGCTCGACAACCCCGAGAACGGCTTTCGCTCGATCCACGTCGGCGGCACTGCCGGTAAGGGCTCGACCGCCACGATGTGCGCGGCCATTCTGCAGGCCGCCGGCCTCAAAGTCGGCCTGCACACGAAGCCGCACTTGCACTCGGTGACCGAGCGCGTCCGCATCGACGGCGTTCCGATCGGCGACGAGCGCTTCGCCGAGCAGCTGTCGGCAATGCTCCCGGCGATCGACGCGATGGCGGCGACGGAGTGGGGCAAGCCTTCTTATTTTGAGATCCTCGTCGCGCTCGCGTTTCGTACGTTCGCGGCTGAGCGAGTCGATGTCGGCGTGATCGAAGTCGGCATCGGCGGTACGCTGGACGGAACCAATGTGATCACGCCGCTCGTCTCGGTCCTCACTAACGTCGGCACCGATCACGCGGACGTTCTCGGCGACACGGTCGCTGCGATCGCGATCGATAAGAGCGGCATCATCAAAGACAAGATTCCATCCGTCACGGCTGCCGAGCATCCTGACGCGCTCAAGGTGATCCGTGAAGCCGCGGCGCGCCAGCGTTCCCCGCTCACGATCGTGCAGGAGGTCGCGCGCATCGAATCGCCGTCATCGCCGGGGCCGCTCGGGCAGCCGGTCACGATCACCACAGACCTGGGTGAGTACGGCTTCGAGCTGCCGGTTCTCGGCGGCTTCCAACTGCTGAACGCCGCAACCGCGATCGTGGCGTGCGAGCGCATCAAGTCAGAGCTTGCCTTCACCGAACCGGATGTCGCCCGCGGCATGGAATCGCTGAGCCTCGCCGGCAGGATGGAGTACTATCCCTCGCGACCGGCGCTCGTCTTCGACATCGCGCACAACGCAGAGAAGGCGATGGCGCTTCGTCAAGCGCTCGAACGGCATTTCCCTGGGCGGCGGCTGACGTTCGTCGTCGCCATCGCCGACGGCAAAGATGCGCCCGGCATGATCGCCGCATGGGATGGGCTACCGGCGCAGTTCGTCTTCACGACGTTTCCGGAATCGCACCTGCGTCCCGTGCGCCCGCACAATCTCGCGCTGATCGCGCAGGGGCGCGGGTTGCCGGCTCGCGTCGTCGAGAACGCCGAGGAGGCTCTCGCCATCGCGCGGCGCATCGCCGGCGCAGACGACCTCATCGTCGTCAGCGGATCGACGTATATCGTCGGGGAGTTGCGGCAGTGGTTCTTGGAAAACGTCGGCGGTTCACGCCGTGCTCCGGTCTGATCTGAAGACGCTCGCGCCGCTTGTGATCCGCGGCGCGACATTCGCGTGGGGTTCGCGCACGTATCTCATGGGCATTATCAACGCGACGCCCGATTCATTCTCCGGCGACGGCCTTCACAACGATGCCGGTGCGGCGGCGGAGCGCGCGCTCTCGTTCGTCGCGGCCGGATGTCACGTGCTCGACATCGGCGGCGAGTCGACGCGACCCGGACACGTGCCCGTGGATGAAGCCGAGGAATTGAGACGCGTTGTTCCGGTGATCCGAGCGGTGCGGTCTGCCGTCGCCGCGCCGATCTCGATCGATACGTTTAAGCCCGCGGTGGCACGCGCGGCGCTCGACGCGGGAGCCGACATCATCAACTGCGTGTGGGGCGCGATTCCCGGAATCTCCGACGCCGCGGCGGAGAGCCGGGCTCCGCTCATCGTGATGCACAATCGGGCCGCACCGGACTACACCGGCGACGTCGTCGCCGAAGTGATCGCGTCGCTCGAACGCTCGGCTCGCGATGCGCAAGCGTTCGGCGTGCCGGCTCACCACATCATCGTCGATCCGGGCATGGGATTCGGTAAGACCGCAGCCCACAACATCCAGATCCTCCGGCGGCTGCGCGAGCTGACATCGGCGCTGCCCTACGCGGTGCTCGTGGGCACATCGCGCAAATCGTTCATCGGTCACCTGACCGGTCTGCCTGTGGAGCGGCGTGCGTTCGGCACGGCAGCCTCGGTCGCGCTCGCCATCGCCGCCGGAGCCGACATCGTTCGCGTCCACGACGTCGCGGAGATGTCGACGGTCGCGGCCGTCGCCGACGCCATTGTGAGATCCTAAAGGGCGATGAAAGCGACGATGCGCGTCACCGGCATGCACTTCGTCGGCCGGCACGGCGCAAATCCGGGCGAGAAAGAGCGGCCGCAGCCGATCGACGTAGACGTAGAGGTCATCACCGACGCGGCGTCGGCCATCGCAAGCGATGCGTTGGCCGACGCCGTGGATTACGATGCGATCGTCCAGACCTGCCGGCGGATCGTGATGCAGCGATCGTTCACGCTGCTCGAGGCGCTGGCGGCCGCCTGCGTCGACGCGATCATGGCCGACGAGCGCGTGTGCAGCGCGCGGGTGCGCGTACGCAAGCCGGCGCTGTTGGATGGCGCCACGCCGGAGATCGAAGTATCCCGCACGAGATGACGCCGCATCGCGCGTTTATCGGAATCGGATCGAACCTCGATGATTCCGCGGGCTACGTGCGCGAGGGATTCGCGGCGCTTGCGGCTCTCGGGCGCGTGACGGCTGTCTCCGATCTGTACCTCACGCGGCCGTGGGGAAAAACCGATCAACCTTCGTTTGTCAACGCTGTCGCCGAAATCGAAACGGACCGCAGCGCTCCTGCGTTGATCGCGGAGCTGCTCGAATTGGAACGCGATATGGGAAGAGTTCGCGGCGAGCGCTACGGTCCGCGCACGATCGATTTTGATCTGCTGTTATATGACTCGCTGCGCTCGTCGGATCCAGGGTGCAGCGTGCCCCATCCCGAGCTGGCGCGGCGCGCGTTCGCGCTCGCGCCGCTTGCTCAAATCGCAGCCGGCGTGACGGTGCCCGGCGCTGACGCGACCGTGGGCGAACTTCTCGCGGCTCTTCCCGATGAAGAGCGAGCCGGCGTTCGCAGGCTGGCGGGCACGGCACATCCCGCGCCTGCGCCGCGACTCGACTACGACGCGCCGGCCGGAGCCGGCGCCGGCTATGCCGATCTGCGTCCCTTCTCAGGCTTCGATCGAGCGGTGCTCGAGGCTGCGCTGCGCGCACTGGGAGATATCGCTGGGCGGCGCGTGCTCGATATCGGTTGCGGCACGGGCCGCTTCACACGCGAACTGGCCGCGCGCGGCGCATTCGTCACCGGCATGGATAGCAGCGAAACGATGCTTGCGCAGGCGATGTCGCACGCTGCGCCGGCCGATCGGCGCGCCCCGGAATACGTGCTGGGCGACGCAAACCTCGCTCTGCCCGGCGCCGAGTACGATGCTGTGACCGCATTTTACGCGGTGCAATACCTTGAGATCGGTGCGGTGTTCAGGCGTGTGAAGCGCGTGCTCAGAGGCGGCGGCGTGTTAGCTCTCGCGACATTTCCGCATCGGCACTTCGTCGAATCCGTATTCGCGCGCTATTTCCCTTCGATGGCGGCGATCGATCTCGCACGCTTCCCGAGTCAGCAGCACGTGCAAGCGGAACTACTGTCAGCGGGTTTCGAGGACGTGCGAACGGCGGCGATCGTCATGGAACTGCGCGATCCGCCCGGACCGCTGCTCGAGAGGGTCGAGAAAAAATATCTGTCCTCATTTCACTTGCTCGGCGAACGCGAATTCAGCGATGGCGTTGCGGCGATGCGCTCCGATTGGCACGGGTTGAAGGAAGTGATCCGCTCAGCGCGTTCGATCGTGGTCTCCGGCCGCGCACCATAACGCGGGATTGCATTGGCCACAGCGGTTCGCTGCATGCGCCCACAACAGGCGCAATGCGGCGCCGAGGCGAAAGAATGCCGCGTGACCGAAAATAGCGACGGCGAAGCTTCCGAAGAGCTGGCTTCGTTTGTAGCCATGCGAGTCGCTCCGCTCGCCAAGGCGTTTGCGCAGACTCCGCTGATGCGAATCCGAGTACGAACGCCCGAAGGTTGGGTGACGCTCGAGAAATCCGCGCACAAGAGTTCCGACGCCGCCCGCCCGACCGTGGCGCGCCCGGGTCACGTGCCGCGCATTCAAGAAGGCGAACCCGGCCGCGCGTACGACACGATCAACGCGGAGACGGTCGGTGTGTTCCGTTCAGCGTCGCATGCAGCCGAGTTCGGAGAGCGCATCGAAGGCGACCGCGTCCTCGGCTACGTCGAGGCCCTGAGGTTGCGCAACCCCGTGACGGCGACATCGCCGTGCTGGTTCGTCGCCCAAGCCGTCGAAGATGGCCAAGCGGTCGAGTTCGGCGAGGTGCTCTTCGTCGTGGAACGCGGCGAGGCGCCCCCGCAGCCCGAAGCCCCCGCCCCCGCCGAAAACGGCGCCGCTGCCATCGAGCCTCCGCGGATCTGACGTGTTCGGAAAAGTATTGATCGCCAATCGCGGCGAGATCGCCTTGCGCGTCATCCGCGCGTGCCGCGAACTAAACGTGAAAACCGTCGCGATATTCTCGGAAGCGGATCGCAATTCGCTGCACGTGCGCTACGCCGACGAAGCGTTCTGCGTCGGGCCGGGCCAGAGCGCGCGCTCGTATCTCAACGTTCCGAATATCATCGGCGCCGCGGAGGTCGCGGGCGTCGACGCGATCCATCCCGGCTACGGCTTTCTCTCGGAGAACGCCAGCTTCGCCGAGATATGCACGTCGCATGGGATCAAATTCATCGGTCCGCCGGCGTCGGCGATCTCGCTCATGGGTGACAAAGCAAACGCAAAGCAGCGCATGCTGGAAGCCGGCGTTCCGGTCATCCCCGGATCGGGTATCATCGAATCGTTGCCGGTCGCGAAGAAGTTCTGTTCCGAGGCCGGCTATCCGGTGCTTATCAAAGCCACCGCCGGCGGCGGCGGCAAGGGGATGCGCATCGTCGGCCGCGACGCAGACCTCGGCGCCGGCCTCGCGGCGGCAAGCGGCGAGGCTCAGGCGGCGTTCGGAAACGCCGGCGTCTATATCGAGAAGCTCCTCGTGCACCCGCGCCATATCGAAGTGCAGGTTTTGGCGGACGAATACGGTCACGTCATCCACATCGGCGAGCGTGACTGTTCCGTCCAAAAACCTTCGCACCAGAAACTGCTGGAAGAAGCGCCTGCGCCGCACCTCGATGCCGACGTGCGCACAAAGCTCTGCGAGGCCGCGGTTCGCGCGGCGCGCTCGTGCGAGTACACGAATGCGGGCACGCTCGAGTTCCTGGTCGCCGACGACGGACGCTTCTATTTCATGGAGATGAATACGCGCATCCAGGTCGAGCATCCGATCACCGAGGTCGTCTACGGCGTGGATCTCGTGAAGTGGCAGATCCGCATCGCCGCCGGCGAGCGATTGACGATCCGCCAAGAAGACGTGCGAGCGCGCGGCCACGCGATCGAATGCCGCATCAATGCGGAAGACCCCGACAACAAATTCACGCCGGCGGCGGGCAAATTGGGAAGCGTGCTCATGCCCGGCGGTCCGGGCATCCGGGTGGACACGCATATCTATAGCGGCACGGAAGTCCCGCCCTACTACGACTCGATGCTCGCGAAGATCACGGCATCCGGGCGCGACCGCGCGGAAGCGATCGCGCGCATGCGCCGCGCCCTCGCCGAGATCGAGGTGCGCGGCGTCGCGACGACCACCTCCATGCACGAGCGCATTCTGAATCATCCATCATTTATCGCAGGCCGCACGCACGTGACCTGGCTGCGCGAAGAAGTGCTGGCGCGCCAGGCCGTCGGTGCATAAGTCGAATGGCGGCTGAACGGCGCGAGCACCGCGTCGCGCTCGAGATCCTCTACGCGGTGGACATCGGCAACATGTCGCTCGAAGACGTCCTCGTGCAAGCGCGCGACGAGGTGGGCGTCTTCGGCCGCGGCGATCTGGCGGCCGCGGAGGATCCGTACGAACCCGAGTATCCCGCGATCGATAGACGCGCCGACGCGCCGCGCAGCACCGATTGGCCTCTCGTCGAGCGGCTCGTGCGCGGCACGCTCGCGAGCAAGGCTGAGCTCGAGGCGGAGTTGACGCCGCACTTGCATCGTTGGAAGATGGCCCGCTTGCCCGGCGTCGACCGGCTCGTCTTGGATCTCTGCGCGTGGGAACTGCGAAATCGTCCGGACGTCGACGCTGTCTCGGTCATCAACCACGCGGTCGAACTCGTGCGGCGCATGTCGAGCGACGCGAGCGTCGCGTACGTCAATGCAGTGCTTGATGCGTTCTCTAAATCGCCGGCGCGCGGCACGCTCGACTCAAGCGCGCCGATTCTCGAGACGAACGGCGCATGAAGACGTTTTTCGCCGTGACAGCGCTCGTGATCGCCGGGCTGATCATCTGCGCCGCGATCGCCGCGGCGGTGATCTTCGACGACTACGGACGCAATCTGCCGAGTATCGATCGGCTTTCGGATATCGAGCCCGCCGCCACGACGCGCGTGCTTGCAAGCGACGGCACGGTGCTCGCACGGCTTTACGACAAAGACCGCGTCTACGTCCCGATCACGCAGATCCCGGCGGTGATGCGCGAAGCTATCGTCGCGACGGAGGATGAACGTTTCTACGAGCACCACGGCGTGGATCTGCGCGGCATCGCGCGCGCTGCGTTCGCGGACTATCGCCACGAACAGATCACGCAAGGCGCGAGCACCATCACGCAGCAGCTCGCGCGAAATCTCTTCCTCACGAACGAGCAGACGATACGAAGGAAGATCGCCGAAGCGCTGCTCGCAATGCAGATCGAACGGTACTATACGAAGGACGAGATCCTCGAACGCTATCTGAACCTCATCTACTTCGGCGCAGGCGCGTATGGCGTGCAGGCCGCCAGCCACGCTTATTTCGGTAAGGATGTCTCCAAGTTGACCCTCTCCGAAGCGGCGATGCTGGCGGGACTCGTCGCGGCGCCCTCCGCGTATTCCCCGTACGCGGATTTGCAGGCGGCGCGCGATCGCCAGAGCCACGTCCTCGATCGCATGGTCGCCGCCGGATACGTGACCCAGGCGCAGGCGGATGAAGCTTCGAGAGCGCCGCTGCACTTGGTCGGCGCAAGATCGACCGGCGTGGAAGCCTATAAGTTTCCGTATTTCACGACGTACGTCATCGCGCGGCTCGAGCAGATCTTCTCGCCCGATCAATTGCTGCATGGCGGTCTGACGGTCTACACCTCGCTCGACACGCGGCTCGAGACCATCGCGCAGAAGTCGGTGACCCAAGGCGTTGCCGCGGGCCTGTCGGAGGGCTATGGCATGCACGAAGGGGCGCTCGTGGCCGAAGACCCGCGCACCGGCGAAATCAAAGCGATGATCGGCGGCGTCGGGTTCTCGGCGAAGAGCCAATTCAATCGCGCGTGGCAAGCACGGCGCCAGCCCGGCTCTTCATTCAAAGGATATGTGTACTCGGCCGCGGTCGATCGCGGAGTACCGGTGTCCTCGATCTACGCCGACACCCCCGTGACGTTTCCGGCCGGCGACGGCAGCGAGTACAGCCCCACCGACGACGATCATCGCTTCTTGGGGAATATGACGCTGCGACGCGCCTTCGCGCTGTCGCGCAACGTCGTCGCGGTGAAGCTGGCGCAAGACATCGGCATCGACAACGTCGTCGACTACGCGCACAAGATGGGCATCACCGAGAATCTCGAACCCGATCTTTCGCTCGCGCTCGGCACTGCCGTCGTGGCGCCGATCGATATGGCTTCGGGCTATTCGACGATCGCCGACGGGGGTGTTTTCACGCCGCCGAGCGCTATCCGTTATGTCACGGACAAGTATGGATCCACGATCTACGATGCCCGCTATCCGGAGCGGCGCGTGGCGTTGAGCGCCGGCAGCGCGTATATCATGACGTCGCTCATGGAAAGCGTCATCGAAGAAGGCACCGGATATCCAAACGCGATCATCGACCGGCCGGCCGCCGGCAAGACCGGCACGACGTCGGATTTCCGCGACGCTTGGTTCGTCGGCTTCGTGCCGCAACTCACTGCGGCCGTCTGGGTGGGCAACGATGACTACTCGAAGATGTATGAGTCGTACGGCGGCAACGTGCCGGCGAGGATTTGGGCCGCGTTCATGAAGTCGGCGCTCAAAGGCGTGCCTGTCGTCGATTTCGGCTCGCCGCCGGCGGATGTCGAGACCGCTCGCGTTTGCCCCGGGCAGAACCGGCGCGCGCTTCCCGGCCAGGGCGGTGTTTCCGAATACTTCCTTAACGGCACCGCGCCGCTCGGCTACTGCGAACCGGTGCATGCCGTCGTCGCGCGAAAGAACGCCATTCAGATGGGCCCGCGAGCGGACGACGCTGTGCAGCAGTGGCAGGCCACGCCAACGCCGTTTCCGGTCCCCGTCCCCTCGCCGACATGACGCAGACGCCAATGTTGGGCGGACCTTTATGGTCCGCCGGGATTTCGTAGTAGGGCAAGCATCGCTTGGCTAAAAGACGAAGGCCGACATATGCGCGCAACTTCGCTGTTCGACGAGCCCGCGATCACCGTGGGCGACCTGTGCCGGTCCATCAGGATCGCGCTCGACGGTGCCTTTCCGCGGCGGGTGCGCGTGACGGGCGAAGTATCGGCCTGCAAGCGTTATCCGAGCGGCCACGTCTACTTCAACCTCAAAGACGCCGATGGATTGGTCGCATGTGTCGCGTGGCGTTCGACGGTGCAGCTCCTCAGCGTCGCCCTTCCCATCGCCGACGGCACCGCTGTGGAGATACTCGGCCGCGTGTCCATCTACAAAGAACGCAGCCAGTTCCAGCTGACCGTCGACGACATCGTGCCGGTCGGGCACGGCGCGTTGCATGTCGCGTTCGAGCGGCTCAAGGAGAAGCTGCGCTGCGAAGGCCTGTTCGACGCCGAGCGCAAGCGTCAGCTGCCTGCGTTTGTCGCACGCGTCGCCATCGTCACGAGCCGCGACGGCGCCGCATTGCAAGATTTCCTCACCTGCTGCCGCAGAAGGGCCGGTCACGTGGAAGTGATCCTCGTGAAGGCGCCCGTCCAGGGCGACGCGGCGGCGCCCGGCCTCGCGCGCGCGATACGGCGCGCAGGGCGGCTTAAGGTCGACGTCGTCGTCGTCGCGCGCGGCGGCGGATCGATCGAAGATCTCTGGGCGTTCAACACCGAATCGGTCGCGCGCGCGATCGCAGCGAGCTCGCGTCCGGTGATCAGCGCGGTCGGGCACGAGACCGACTTCACGATCGCCGACTTCGTGGCCGACCTGCGCGCGCCCACGCCGACAGCCGCGGCAGAAATGATCACCCTCGACACGGCCGCGCAGCTCCGCGTCCTTGCGGCGCTCTCCGGCCGGCTGGCTCGCGCGTTGAGGCGCGCGCTGGCGGAAAACGGCGACGCGTTCGCGCGCGTGCGCCGCGACCTGCTCGCGGCGCCGCAGATGTTCGTCGGCGGGCAGGCGCAGACACTCGATGGTCTTACCGACGGATTGCGCCGCAGCGATCCACGGCGCCGGCTTCGCGATGTGCGTAAGCGTATAGACAACTCGGTCGTGCGGATGCGCTCGGCCGGCCCGCGCATGTTGCGCGCCGCTCGCACGGAGATCGCCACGTTGCGCCGCGATCTTTCGGACGTCACCGCGCGCGGATTTGCCCGCAGGGCCGCCGCGCTTGACGTGGCGTCCGCTAAACTGGCCGCGCTCGGACCGCGCGCGACGCTCGCTCGCGGTTACGCGATCGTGCACGACGAACAGGGCCGCGTGTTGACGGAAGCCGGTGCCACCGCGATCGGACGACGGATCGGCGTGACGTTGCGTCGCGGCTCGCTTGGCGCGGCGGTGACGGAGATCGAGGAGACGGATGACGAAGTCAAAGGATAAGACGGCCGGCGCTGAGGCGCCGACATTCGAGAAGGCGCTTGCGCGGCTCGAGGTCATCGTAGAACGGCTCGATGACGGCAACCTCGGCCTCGACGAATCCATCGCTCTTTTCAAAGAAGGGACGCAGCTCGCAAAGCTCTGCCGCGACAAGCTCGCGCATGCGGAAGTGCAAGTCCGGGAGGCGCTGCACGATTCCGGCGAGGACGACGACTCCGGCGAGGACGACGGATCTGACGAAGAGTCCTGATGAGAAACGGCGCCTTGACGTTGCGGTCGCGCAGCGGCTCGGCTGTTCGAGGCGGCGCGCGCAAGCGCTGATCCTCGCAGGCAAAGTCCGCGTCGGTGCTAACGGCGAGTCGCGTAAGGCGGGTAGCCTCGTAACCGCAGACGAGACCATCGCAGTAGAAGAGGAAGAGCGCTTTGTCGGCCGCGGCGCCAGCAAACTTGAGAAGGCGCTCGACGACTTCGGCTGGCAGGTCGAGGGTCTGCGTTGTCTCGACGTCGGCGCCTCCACCGGCGGCTTCACCGACTCGCTTTTGCAGCGCGGGGCCGCGAGCGTCTCGGCGGTGGACGTCGGCTACGGCCAGCTCGCCTGGAAGCTGCGAACCGATCCGCGCGTCACCGTTCACGAACGCTGCAACTTCCGCCACGCCGACGTCCGAGCGCTTGGCGCACCGTTCGCGTTTGCATGCGTCGATGTCTCATTCATCTCGATCGCCAAGCTTGCCCCGAATCTCGCCGCTGCACTCGAGACGGGCGGCCGTCTTGTCGCCCTCATCAAGCCGCAATTCGAAGTCGGGCGAGCCGCGGTCGGAAAGGGCGGAGTCGTCCGCGATCCCGTCAGTCACGTGAACGCCATCGAATCGGTGATCGTAAGCCTGAGATCTGTCGGCCTTGTCGCCGCGTGTCTCACGCATTCACCGATAAAGGGGCCGGCCGGCAATATCGAATTCCTGCTCGGTGCGATTCGCAAGAGCGCGGACAGCGTTGCGGAAGATGCATGCACGGTAGATGCGGCGGGTGCGGTGCAGCGCGCTCACGAAGCGCTCGCGCGATGAGTCGTCGCGCCGTGAAAAACCTCGCGCTATTCGTGGACGCAGAAAGGCCGGCGGCGATCGAAGCCGCGCGCGTCGCGGTGAAGGTCGCGAAGGACGGCGGGGCCACCGTGCAATTACATGCCGACCATGCAGCCGCCATGGCAGACGGCGCGCATGTGGCGCCGAACTTCCCGCAGGGAGCGGACGTGCTCGTCTCGTTCGGCGGCGACGGCACGTTGCTTCAAGGAGCACATCTCGCGGCTCCGCTTGACATCCCGATCCTCGGCGTTGATTTCGGGCAGATGGGTTTCCTGACGAATTTCGATCGTCGCGACTATCGCGATGGGCTCGCGCGCATCGTCCGCGACGGGATCGCAACCGAAGAGCGCATTGCTCTCGAGGCAACGGTCCACGGCGACTCGCGGACGTTCTTCGCGCTCAACGATATTCACATCGATCGCAAGCAGCACGGCCGCACGCTCACATTCGGCATCGAGATCGGCGGTGAGCGTGTTGCCGATCTGCCGGCCGACGGGATCGTCGTCTCGAGCCCGACCGGCAGCACGGCCTATTTCCTATCAGCCGGCGGGCCGATTCTCGCTCCACGGCTCGACGCCATCGCACTCGCGCCGATCTGCCCGCACACGCTTTTCTCGCGGCCGCTCGTCGTTCGCTCCGACGAGCGCATCCGCGTGACCGTGCCGCGCGGCGGAGCAGGCACGCAGCTCTTCGCAGA harbors:
- the xseA gene encoding exodeoxyribonuclease VII large subunit; amino-acid sequence: MRATSLFDEPAITVGDLCRSIRIALDGAFPRRVRVTGEVSACKRYPSGHVYFNLKDADGLVACVAWRSTVQLLSVALPIADGTAVEILGRVSIYKERSQFQLTVDDIVPVGHGALHVAFERLKEKLRCEGLFDAERKRQLPAFVARVAIVTSRDGAALQDFLTCCRRRAGHVEVILVKAPVQGDAAAPGLARAIRRAGRLKVDVVVVARGGGSIEDLWAFNTESVARAIAASSRPVISAVGHETDFTIADFVADLRAPTPTAAAEMITLDTAAQLRVLAALSGRLARALRRALAENGDAFARVRRDLLAAPQMFVGGQAQTLDGLTDGLRRSDPRRRLRDVRKRIDNSVVRMRSAGPRMLRAARTEIATLRRDLSDVTARGFARRAAALDVASAKLAALGPRATLARGYAIVHDEQGRVLTEAGATAIGRRIGVTLRRGSLGAAVTEIEETDDEVKG
- a CDS encoding NAD(+)/NADH kinase, translated to MSRRAVKNLALFVDAERPAAIEAARVAVKVAKDGGATVQLHADHAAAMADGAHVAPNFPQGADVLVSFGGDGTLLQGAHLAAPLDIPILGVDFGQMGFLTNFDRRDYRDGLARIVRDGIATEERIALEATVHGDSRTFFALNDIHIDRKQHGRTLTFGIEIGGERVADLPADGIVVSSPTGSTAYFLSAGGPILAPRLDAIALAPICPHTLFSRPLVVRSDERIRVTVPRGGAGTQLFADGRHEVDLPGGSVVTVLKAARPVRFVASDTRLFFHVLERKLHWGSSIKRTLEADAHESHDRSR
- the xseB gene encoding exodeoxyribonuclease VII small subunit gives rise to the protein MTKSKDKTAGAEAPTFEKALARLEVIVERLDDGNLGLDESIALFKEGTQLAKLCRDKLAHAEVQVREALHDSGEDDDSGEDDGSDEES
- a CDS encoding PBP1A family penicillin-binding protein; protein product: MKTFFAVTALVIAGLIICAAIAAAVIFDDYGRNLPSIDRLSDIEPAATTRVLASDGTVLARLYDKDRVYVPITQIPAVMREAIVATEDERFYEHHGVDLRGIARAAFADYRHEQITQGASTITQQLARNLFLTNEQTIRRKIAEALLAMQIERYYTKDEILERYLNLIYFGAGAYGVQAASHAYFGKDVSKLTLSEAAMLAGLVAAPSAYSPYADLQAARDRQSHVLDRMVAAGYVTQAQADEASRAPLHLVGARSTGVEAYKFPYFTTYVIARLEQIFSPDQLLHGGLTVYTSLDTRLETIAQKSVTQGVAAGLSEGYGMHEGALVAEDPRTGEIKAMIGGVGFSAKSQFNRAWQARRQPGSSFKGYVYSAAVDRGVPVSSIYADTPVTFPAGDGSEYSPTDDDHRFLGNMTLRRAFALSRNVVAVKLAQDIGIDNVVDYAHKMGITENLEPDLSLALGTAVVAPIDMASGYSTIADGGVFTPPSAIRYVTDKYGSTIYDARYPERRVALSAGSAYIMTSLMESVIEEGTGYPNAIIDRPAAGKTGTTSDFRDAWFVGFVPQLTAAVWVGNDDYSKMYESYGGNVPARIWAAFMKSALKGVPVVDFGSPPADVETARVCPGQNRRALPGQGGVSEYFLNGTAPLGYCEPVHAVVARKNAIQMGPRADDAVQQWQATPTPFPVPVPSPT
- a CDS encoding TlyA family RNA methyltransferase, with the protein product MRKCKSGRRCTIPARTTTPARTTDLTKSPDEKRRLDVAVAQRLGCSRRRAQALILAGKVRVGANGESRKAGSLVTADETIAVEEEERFVGRGASKLEKALDDFGWQVEGLRCLDVGASTGGFTDSLLQRGAASVSAVDVGYGQLAWKLRTDPRVTVHERCNFRHADVRALGAPFAFACVDVSFISIAKLAPNLAAALETGGRLVALIKPQFEVGRAAVGKGGVVRDPVSHVNAIESVIVSLRSVGLVAACLTHSPIKGPAGNIEFLLGAIRKSADSVAEDACTVDAAGAVQRAHEALAR